One window from the genome of Dioscorea cayenensis subsp. rotundata cultivar TDr96_F1 unplaced genomic scaffold, TDr96_F1_v2_PseudoChromosome.rev07_lg8_w22 25.fasta BLBR01001423.1, whole genome shotgun sequence encodes:
- the LOC120256411 gene encoding GDSL esterase/lipase At4g16230-like — protein MEKCEFAVQKLGLEMSPPPFLSMNSWTQTLAGVNFASGGSGLLDATGARFIQVLSFGKQMTDFETVVANLISNLGINKTRKLLAKSIFFVSTGSNDLFEDFQANPAKNETERCAFFDSLVASYQVNLEALYLLGARKFALLSIPQIGCTPAARAINNSSGNCNEDLNRVCTEVLQLNASHVERAQLGGEKALRAEVTRAGEVEEKLCARRLGGLERWRIGSARGGFKELTDACCGNQTLCLPGSTFCANRTEFLFWDVNHPTEAAYRVAAQTLFVGSREFVTPINFGQLAAIKT, from the exons ATGGAAAAATGTGAATTTGCAGTTCAGAAGTTAGGGTTGGAGATGAGTCCACCACCTTTTCTCTCTATGAACTCATGGACTCAAACACTTGCAGGTGTCAACTTTGCTTCTGGAGGTTCAGGCCTTCTTGATGCAACAGGAGCGAGATTT attcaAGTTCTTTCCTTTGGGAAGCAAATGACAGACTTTGAGACGGTTGTTGCTAATCTCATATCAAATTTAGGAATCAATAAAACTCGGAAGTTGCTTGCAAAGTCCATCTTTTTTGTGAGCACTGGAAGCAATGACTTGTTTGAAGATTTTCAAGCTAATCCTGCAAAGAATGAGACTGAGAGATGTGCATTTTTTGATTCACTTGTTGCCTCTTATCAGGTCAATTTGGAG GCATTGTATCTCTTGGGAGCAAGAAAGTTTGCTTTGTTAAGCATTCCACAAATTGGATGCACTCCAGCCGCAAGAGCCATTAATAACTCTTCTGGTAATTGTAATGAGGATTTGAATCGAGTCTGCACGGAAGTTCTACAACTCAATGCAAGTCATGTTGAAAGAGCTCAGTT AGGTGGAGAAAAGGCGCTGCGCGCGGAGGTGACAAGGGCTGGAGAGGTGGAGGAGAAGCTCTGCGCGCGGAGGTTAGGAGGGCTGGAGAGGTGGAGGATAGGCTCTGCGCGCGGAG GTTTCAAGGAGCTAACGGATGCATGCTGTGGAAACCAAACCCTATGTCTTCCAGGATCCACCTTCTGTGCAAACAGAACAGAGTTCTTGTTTTGGGATGTGAATCATCCAACAGAAGCTGCTTATAGAGTTGCTGCTCAAACACTCTTTGTTGGGTCAAGGGAGTTTGTGACTCCAATCAACTTTGGCCAATTGGCAGCTATCAAAACCTAA